A genomic region of Gemmata massiliana contains the following coding sequences:
- a CDS encoding sensor histidine kinase yields MTGRLQTRFVLAGALLVAATVGSSAWSAITFIRLNAVVDGALRDSQETIDLSAELHSSLEREDDALLLFLSGDTEKARRDLAEERRRGDEGFDRLLGRLRDGEQDERTLAATLRHQIDRYRGAGDGLLARDKNGGLEAYHRQVNPLLRQAAAGCDQLREANFRSMQQAGVRARDEAARGTRLVVAISVLAVALGVGVAVWLARSVLGPVRELTDSVEDIRTGHFDRRVRHITADELGQLGTGFNRMAEALAEYRRSSLGELLTAKTTLEATLNALPDAVLVFGPDGELVAMTPPARALLTGKRSEPATRLADLPFSDEHRAAVIAALAGKPPGTRRLDFGRTFNAVLNGQSHRFLLTAVPIPEFAPDRCGAVAVLDDVTEFARLDELRSELIGVASHELKSPLTALRMNLLMLGEGAVGMAERQRQLLAAAVEGCEELGLTIEELLDVTRIEAGQLRLNLAPVDPAAVLATVRAALQTRFDDAGVRLVVSTETGPVIRGDPVRLRSVVANVLTNALKYSASGGTVEARVSSGQNTRTGAAGTLRITVTDQGPGVPAEFRERVFEKFFRVEHHVNRGPESVRGTGIGLYLCREIVKAHGGSIACEPGDDGCGTRIVISLLADL; encoded by the coding sequence ATGACCGGACGCCTCCAGACCCGGTTCGTACTCGCCGGCGCCCTTCTGGTCGCCGCCACGGTCGGCAGCAGCGCGTGGAGCGCGATCACGTTCATCCGGCTCAACGCGGTCGTGGACGGCGCCCTCAGGGACAGCCAGGAAACCATTGACCTCAGTGCCGAACTGCACAGCTCCTTGGAGCGCGAGGACGACGCGCTGTTACTGTTCCTCAGCGGGGACACCGAAAAGGCGCGCCGCGATCTCGCCGAGGAGCGCCGGCGGGGGGACGAGGGCTTCGATCGACTGCTCGGCCGGTTGCGGGACGGGGAGCAGGACGAGCGAACCCTCGCCGCGACCCTGCGGCACCAGATCGACCGGTACCGGGGCGCCGGGGACGGCCTCTTGGCCCGCGACAAGAACGGCGGTCTGGAGGCGTACCACCGGCAGGTGAACCCGTTGCTCCGTCAGGCGGCCGCCGGCTGTGACCAGCTCCGGGAGGCCAACTTCCGGTCGATGCAACAGGCGGGTGTCCGTGCCCGCGACGAGGCCGCCCGCGGGACACGGTTGGTGGTCGCGATTTCCGTTTTGGCGGTCGCCCTGGGCGTCGGGGTCGCGGTCTGGTTGGCCCGCTCCGTGCTCGGGCCGGTGCGGGAACTGACGGACTCGGTCGAAGACATCCGCACGGGGCACTTCGACCGGCGCGTGCGGCACATAACGGCCGACGAACTCGGTCAACTCGGGACCGGGTTCAACCGCATGGCCGAGGCCCTTGCCGAGTACCGGCGGTCGAGCCTGGGCGAATTGCTGACCGCCAAGACCACCCTGGAAGCCACCCTCAACGCCTTGCCCGATGCGGTGCTCGTGTTCGGGCCGGACGGCGAGTTGGTCGCGATGACCCCGCCCGCCCGCGCGCTTCTAACCGGGAAACGGAGTGAGCCCGCCACCCGCCTCGCCGATCTGCCCTTTTCCGACGAACACCGCGCGGCCGTCATCGCCGCCCTCGCGGGCAAGCCCCCCGGCACCCGCCGGCTCGACTTCGGTCGAACTTTCAACGCGGTCCTCAACGGACAGTCGCACCGGTTCCTGCTCACCGCGGTCCCGATCCCCGAGTTCGCGCCCGACCGGTGCGGCGCGGTCGCGGTACTGGACGACGTGACCGAGTTCGCCCGTCTGGACGAGTTGCGGAGCGAGTTAATCGGGGTCGCCTCACACGAGCTCAAGTCGCCGCTGACCGCGCTCCGAATGAACTTGCTCATGCTCGGTGAGGGGGCGGTGGGTATGGCGGAGCGGCAACGGCAACTGCTCGCCGCGGCCGTGGAGGGGTGCGAGGAACTCGGGCTGACCATCGAAGAGTTGCTCGACGTGACGCGGATCGAGGCCGGACAGTTGCGACTGAACCTCGCACCGGTCGATCCCGCCGCGGTGCTGGCGACGGTCCGGGCGGCGCTGCAGACCCGGTTCGACGACGCCGGCGTTCGGTTGGTCGTGAGCACCGAAACCGGGCCGGTCATCCGGGGCGACCCCGTGCGCCTGCGAAGTGTGGTCGCCAACGTGCTGACCAACGCCCTCAAGTATTCGGCGTCCGGGGGCACAGTGGAGGCGCGGGTGTCGTCCGGGCAAAATACCCGTACCGGCGCCGCCGGCACCCTGCGAATCACCGTGACGGACCAGGGGCCGGGGGTTCCGGCCGAGTTCCGTGAACGGGTCTTCGAGAAATTTTTCCGGGTCGAACATCACGTCAATCGCGGCCCGGAAAGCGTTCGTGGAACCGGAATCGGCTTGTATTTGTGTCGCGAAATCGTGAAGGCCCACGGCGGTTCGATCGCCTGTGAACCGGGCGACGACGGGTGTGGCACGCGGATTGTTATCTCACTTCTCGCCGACCTCTGA
- a CDS encoding sigma-54-dependent transcriptional regulator → MVTATELSWSALVIDDDPAIRQSIRLCLEAENARVQHVGTPAGALDALDRSRFDVVVLDLWLGSESGLTVLPEILRRQPGAGVIVVTAFATYESAVEAMKLGAVDYLPKPFTPEQVRTAARRVVTAGVLKRQLTELQDRLEESESESSFETCSPAYATFLQTVARAAASDAGVLLRGASGTGKTVLARWVRRHSRRPDGPFVTVHCPLLSNELMSSVLFGHKKGAFTGAVTDTVGKVEEAEGGTLFLDEVGDLNADAQARLLRFLNDRTYERVGEARERRADVRLIAATNRALEADVRDGRFREDLFFRLNVITLTAPALRDRREDVLPMARHYLNFFERRQGRNLAFSPACEAAIAAHPWPGNLRELRNGVERAVILCPAAVIEAADLGLAPARGPGLELGADVSLEEIEREHIARVVARAGSFEAAARVLGIDVTTLQRKRKRYGVS, encoded by the coding sequence ATGGTAACGGCAACGGAGCTTTCCTGGTCCGCGCTGGTGATCGATGACGACCCGGCCATTCGACAATCGATCCGGCTGTGCCTGGAAGCGGAGAATGCGCGCGTCCAGCACGTCGGGACACCGGCCGGCGCGCTCGACGCCCTGGACCGCTCCCGGTTCGACGTCGTCGTTCTCGACCTGTGGCTCGGGTCCGAGTCCGGGCTGACGGTGTTACCCGAGATCCTGCGGCGCCAACCGGGGGCCGGCGTGATCGTGGTTACCGCCTTCGCCACCTACGAATCCGCGGTCGAGGCCATGAAACTCGGCGCGGTGGATTACCTGCCCAAACCGTTCACCCCGGAGCAGGTGCGCACCGCCGCCCGCCGGGTGGTTACGGCCGGGGTGCTCAAGCGCCAGTTAACCGAACTCCAGGACCGGTTGGAGGAGTCCGAGAGCGAGAGCAGTTTCGAGACGTGCAGCCCGGCCTACGCGACCTTCCTCCAGACCGTGGCCCGCGCCGCGGCTTCGGACGCCGGGGTACTGCTCCGCGGTGCGAGCGGCACCGGTAAAACGGTTCTCGCCCGGTGGGTGCGGCGCCACAGCCGCCGACCGGACGGGCCGTTCGTCACCGTTCACTGCCCGCTGTTGTCCAACGAACTGATGTCGAGTGTGCTGTTCGGGCACAAGAAGGGGGCGTTCACCGGGGCCGTGACCGATACGGTCGGCAAGGTCGAAGAGGCCGAGGGCGGCACCCTTTTTCTGGACGAGGTCGGCGACCTGAACGCGGACGCCCAGGCGCGCCTCCTGCGGTTCCTCAACGATCGCACCTACGAGCGCGTCGGGGAGGCCCGGGAGCGCCGGGCCGACGTGCGCCTGATCGCGGCCACGAACCGCGCGCTGGAGGCGGACGTCCGGGACGGACGGTTCCGGGAGGATCTGTTCTTCCGCTTGAACGTCATCACCCTCACCGCCCCGGCCCTGCGGGACCGGCGCGAGGACGTGCTGCCGATGGCCCGCCACTACCTCAACTTCTTCGAGCGCCGCCAGGGGCGCAACCTCGCGTTCTCCCCCGCGTGCGAAGCGGCCATTGCCGCCCACCCGTGGCCGGGCAACCTCCGGGAGCTCCGCAACGGGGTCGAGCGGGCGGTGATCCTGTGCCCGGCGGCGGTGATCGAGGCGGCCGACCTGGGCCTCGCACCGGCTCGCGGGCCGGGCCTAGAACTCGGGGCCGACGTGTCGCTGGAGGAGATCGAGCGCGAGCACATCGCCCGCGTGGTCGCCCGGGCCGGGTCGTTCGAGGCCGCGGCCCGGGTTCTGGGCATCGACGTGACCACGCTCCAGCGGAAGCGCAAGAGGTACGGCGTGTCATGA
- a CDS encoding LysE family translocator, producing the protein MPSTDLLMSFLLTSLVIAASPGPDNLAVLSTGMSRGRSAGIGFAIGCGLGCLTHTLWAVVGLSALVAASRTAFLVIQYAGATYLLYLGIKALRNAGSLKKVGHEEVSGANAPGSFWPYLGRGALSNALNPKVGLFFLAFLPLFMDTTKPVASQAALLGVLFTLVTVLLFVVLGYYAGAVGEWVKRRSGVGRWLDRATGCVFIGLAGHLAFSGRRP; encoded by the coding sequence ATGCCGAGTACGGACTTGCTGATGAGTTTTTTGCTAACCTCGTTGGTTATTGCGGCCTCTCCCGGCCCGGATAATCTTGCCGTACTCAGCACGGGCATGTCCAGGGGCCGAAGTGCGGGTATCGGGTTCGCGATCGGTTGCGGCCTCGGTTGTTTAACACACACGCTCTGGGCGGTCGTCGGCTTGTCCGCTCTCGTCGCCGCCTCTCGAACGGCGTTCCTGGTTATCCAGTACGCGGGAGCAACCTACTTGCTGTACCTCGGAATCAAGGCGCTGCGCAACGCGGGCTCTCTCAAGAAAGTTGGTCACGAAGAGGTGAGTGGCGCGAACGCGCCGGGATCGTTTTGGCCGTACCTGGGTCGCGGGGCGCTATCGAACGCACTGAACCCGAAGGTCGGACTGTTCTTTCTCGCGTTCCTTCCCCTGTTCATGGACACAACGAAACCCGTTGCGTCGCAGGCCGCGTTGTTGGGCGTTTTGTTCACGCTCGTAACGGTGCTCCTCTTCGTTGTTCTGGGGTACTACGCCGGAGCGGTCGGCGAATGGGTGAAGCGTCGATCGGGAGTTGGTCGGTGGTTGGATCGGGCAACCGGTTGTGTGTTCATCGGGTTGGCCGGACACCTGGCGTTCTCGGGCCGGCGCCCGTAG